A single genomic interval of Nocardioides nitrophenolicus harbors:
- a CDS encoding YifB family Mg chelatase-like AAA ATPase, with product MPFATARCVALAGAVGHLIDVQTDVSVGQSTTVVVGRADTSLREGVDRVRMALINTDLRWPATKRCTFLFSPADLRKSGTHFDLAMAVSLLAADGQLEPGWLDGTVFIGELTLSGGLRSALGVLPMVLAAAAAGIGRVYLPEPQLAEAMMVPGMEVIGVRSLAQVVAGLRGDELPLAPPVAAATGLRLLSWRGDERLDELDFRDLRGMAEEKYAVEVAAAGAHPLQLSGPKGCGKTSLAERIPTILPDLTPEESLELTALHSLAGSLDPEEGMLVRPPFAAPHHDASKVSVVGGGSGRVQPGAISRAHCGVLFLDEFPLFRADVVEALRQPLENGDITIARRDESVTLPASALLVVASNPCPCGNWSTAMRANRCTCAETVRRAYRAKLSGPIVDRIDILRHVQPAAPSNHDPFRTVETSAEVRLRVAAARQRQHDRYAGRPWRLNGQVPSPRLKDTWPLSPDAQRVVDAEMLTGRLSARGAVRVQRLAWTVADLRSVRTGRELAPGVDEVRTALRLRSGQSLDLAMFRPDGEVQPDPGSKEPGSEGAA from the coding sequence ATGCCCTTCGCGACCGCGCGGTGCGTGGCGCTGGCGGGCGCGGTGGGCCACCTGATCGACGTACAGACCGACGTGTCCGTCGGGCAGTCGACCACGGTCGTCGTGGGCCGGGCCGACACGTCGCTGCGCGAGGGGGTCGACCGGGTGCGGATGGCGTTGATCAACACCGACCTGCGCTGGCCCGCGACCAAGCGCTGCACCTTCCTCTTCTCGCCCGCCGACCTGCGCAAGTCCGGCACCCACTTCGACCTGGCGATGGCGGTCAGCCTGCTCGCGGCCGACGGCCAGCTCGAGCCCGGCTGGCTCGACGGCACGGTCTTCATCGGCGAGCTCACCCTCTCCGGGGGCCTGCGCTCGGCCCTCGGCGTGCTCCCGATGGTGCTGGCCGCGGCGGCGGCCGGGATCGGGCGGGTCTACCTCCCCGAGCCCCAGCTCGCCGAGGCGATGATGGTGCCGGGCATGGAGGTGATCGGTGTCCGCTCGCTCGCGCAGGTCGTGGCCGGCCTGCGCGGCGACGAGCTCCCGCTGGCCCCGCCGGTGGCCGCCGCGACCGGGCTCCGGCTGCTCTCCTGGCGTGGCGACGAGCGGCTCGACGAGCTCGACTTCCGCGACCTGCGCGGCATGGCCGAGGAGAAGTACGCCGTCGAGGTCGCGGCGGCCGGCGCTCACCCGCTCCAGCTCTCGGGACCGAAGGGCTGCGGCAAGACCAGCCTGGCCGAGCGGATCCCCACGATCCTCCCCGACCTCACACCCGAGGAGTCGCTCGAGCTGACCGCGCTCCACTCGCTCGCCGGATCCCTCGACCCCGAGGAGGGGATGCTGGTGCGTCCACCCTTCGCCGCGCCCCACCACGACGCGAGCAAGGTCAGCGTCGTCGGTGGCGGCTCCGGCCGGGTCCAGCCCGGCGCGATTAGCCGGGCTCACTGCGGGGTCCTCTTCCTCGACGAGTTCCCGCTGTTCCGCGCCGACGTGGTCGAGGCACTCCGCCAGCCGCTCGAGAACGGCGACATCACCATCGCCCGCCGTGACGAGTCGGTGACCCTGCCGGCCAGCGCGCTGCTGGTCGTCGCCAGCAACCCGTGCCCGTGCGGCAACTGGTCGACCGCGATGCGCGCCAACCGCTGCACGTGCGCCGAGACGGTCCGCCGCGCCTACCGCGCCAAGCTCTCCGGCCCGATCGTCGACCGCATCGACATCCTCCGCCACGTCCAGCCGGCCGCGCCGTCCAACCACGACCCGTTCCGCACCGTCGAGACCTCCGCCGAGGTGCGGCTCCGGGTCGCCGCCGCCCGCCAGCGACAGCACGACCGCTACGCCGGCCGACCCTGGCGGCTCAACGGTCAGGTCCCGAGTCCCCGGCTCAAGGACACCTGGCCGCTGTCACCCGACGCCCAGCGGGTCGTCGACGCCGAGATGCTCACCGGTCGGTTGAGCGCCCGCGGCGCGGTCCGCGTGCAGCGGTTGGCCTGGACCGTCGCCGACCTCCGGTCCGTGCGGACCGGGCGCGAGCTGGCCCCTGGGGTCGACGAGGTCCGCACCGCCCTGCGGCTGCGCTCGGGCCAGTCGCTCGACCTGGCCATGTTCCGGCCCGATGGGGAGGTCCAGCCTGATCCGGGCTCGAAGGAGCCGGGCTCGGAGGGGGCCGCGTGA
- the dprA gene encoding DNA-processing protein DprA, whose translation MSDLDDERLARATINLVTEPGDLRCLGLTRELGGRRFLEVLREQPDLRPELTAAAGRLAGVRPERVLEHAARRGIRFVIPGDDEWPGSLDDLAGAGVLHARGEVPVGLWVRGPVRLDRLGAAVAIVGSRSSTGYGDQVAGEIAAVLGRAGRPVVSGAAIGVDYAAHRGAVSADAPTVAVLACGVDRAYPLAHRQMLDHLAAHHAVVSEAPPGSAPFRIRFLSRNRIIAALTRGTVVVEAAIRSGALNTASWADQLHRTVMGVPGPVTSAASEGVHELIRVGAATLVTRGEDVLELLGAAGEDLSDVARAPAGPRDRLSVRARQVLDAVPVSSPAPTPSVALVAGLGAEEVERLLGGLLADGHVERLPAGWRLPRRVGG comes from the coding sequence GTGAGTGATCTCGACGACGAGCGCCTCGCCCGCGCCACCATCAACCTGGTCACCGAGCCCGGCGACCTGCGCTGCCTCGGCCTGACCCGCGAGCTCGGCGGCCGCCGGTTCCTCGAGGTGTTGCGCGAGCAGCCCGATCTGCGTCCCGAGCTCACCGCCGCAGCCGGTCGGCTCGCCGGGGTCCGGCCCGAGCGGGTCCTCGAGCACGCCGCCCGCCGCGGCATCCGGTTCGTGATCCCGGGCGACGACGAGTGGCCGGGCTCCCTCGACGACCTGGCCGGCGCCGGCGTACTCCACGCGCGGGGGGAGGTGCCGGTCGGCCTCTGGGTCCGCGGCCCGGTCCGCCTCGACCGGCTCGGCGCCGCCGTCGCCATCGTCGGCTCCCGCTCCTCGACCGGCTACGGCGACCAGGTGGCCGGAGAGATCGCCGCCGTCCTCGGCCGAGCCGGCCGCCCGGTCGTGTCGGGCGCCGCCATCGGCGTCGACTACGCCGCCCACCGCGGCGCCGTCAGCGCCGACGCCCCGACCGTCGCCGTCCTCGCCTGCGGCGTGGACCGCGCGTATCCGCTCGCCCACCGCCAGATGCTCGACCACCTCGCCGCCCACCACGCCGTCGTCTCCGAGGCGCCGCCCGGCTCGGCCCCGTTCCGGATCAGGTTCCTCTCGCGCAACCGCATCATCGCCGCCCTCACCCGCGGGACCGTCGTCGTCGAGGCGGCGATCCGCAGCGGCGCCCTCAACACCGCTTCTTGGGCCGATCAGCTCCACCGGACCGTCATGGGCGTCCCGGGACCGGTCACCAGCGCCGCCTCCGAGGGCGTCCACGAGCTGATCAGGGTCGGTGCCGCCACGCTCGTCACCCGCGGTGAGGACGTGCTCGAGCTGCTCGGCGCCGCCGGCGAGGACCTCAGCGACGTCGCCCGCGCCCCCGCCGGCCCCCGCGACCGGCTCTCCGTCCGCGCCCGCCAGGTTCTCGACGCCGTCCCGGTGTCCTCGCCCGCACCGACCCCCTCGGTCGCCCTCGTCGCCGGACTCGGTGCCGAGGAGGTCGAGCGCCTGCTCGGTGGACTGCTCGCCGACGGCCACGTCGAGCGGCTCCCGGCCGGGTGGCGGCTGCCCCGGCGGGTCGGCGGCTGA
- a CDS encoding tyrosine recombinase XerC: MDGAPPADGADLDDVLPEAFARVLGDYERHLVAERDLTEHSVRAYLGDIAGLLDHAGRLGLVDLAELDLRTLRSWLAKQQTMGLSRTTLARRATAARVFTGWLARTGRTPTDVGSALGSPRPHRTLPDVLRVDEATRLISAATELADDGSPVGLRDVAMLELLYATGMRVGELCGLDVDDVDRDRNVVRVFGKGRKERTVPFGQPAAAALDRWLSQGRPDLARPGSGPALFLGARGGRIDQRAVRTLVHRRLADVPGAPDLGPHGLRHTAATHLLEGGADLRSVQELLGHASLATTQRYTHVTTDRLRRAYQQAHPRA; the protein is encoded by the coding sequence CTGGACGGTGCGCCGCCGGCCGATGGCGCCGACCTTGACGACGTCCTCCCGGAGGCGTTCGCCCGGGTCCTGGGCGACTACGAGCGCCACCTCGTCGCGGAGCGCGACCTGACCGAGCACAGCGTCCGGGCCTATCTCGGTGACATCGCCGGGCTCCTCGACCACGCCGGCCGGCTCGGGCTGGTGGATCTGGCCGAGCTCGACCTGCGCACCCTGCGCAGCTGGCTGGCCAAGCAGCAGACCATGGGCCTCTCGCGTACGACGCTCGCCCGGCGGGCCACGGCCGCGCGCGTGTTCACGGGCTGGCTCGCCCGCACCGGCCGCACCCCCACCGACGTCGGCTCGGCGCTCGGGTCTCCGCGCCCGCACCGCACCCTGCCGGACGTGCTGCGGGTCGATGAGGCCACGCGACTGATCAGCGCCGCCACCGAGCTCGCCGACGACGGGAGCCCGGTCGGGCTGCGGGACGTGGCGATGCTCGAGCTGCTGTACGCGACGGGCATGCGCGTGGGTGAGCTCTGCGGCCTCGACGTCGACGACGTGGACCGTGACCGCAACGTCGTCCGGGTCTTCGGCAAGGGGCGCAAGGAGCGCACCGTGCCGTTCGGCCAGCCAGCGGCCGCCGCCCTCGACCGCTGGCTCAGCCAGGGCCGCCCGGACCTGGCTCGTCCCGGGTCCGGTCCGGCCCTGTTCCTCGGCGCGCGGGGCGGCCGGATCGACCAGCGCGCGGTCCGGACGCTGGTCCATCGCCGGCTCGCCGACGTCCCCGGCGCGCCGGACCTGGGCCCGCACGGCCTGCGCCACACCGCCGCCACCCACCTGCTCGAGGGCGGCGCCGACCTGCGCTCGGTCCAAGAGCTGCTCGGGCATGCCTCCCTCGCGACCACCCAGCGCTACACCCACGTCACGACCGACCGCCTGCGCCGGGCCTACCAGCAGGCCCACCCGCGAGCCTGA
- a CDS encoding peptidoglycan DD-metalloendopeptidase family protein, with product MTRSPLRLTALLALLALVLGPLLTGPTARADPGDPVGVWPLWPVPDVVRAFDPPSSPYASGHRGVDLAGHVGQQVRTALPGTVLFAGRIAGRGVVVVGHGATRTTYEPVAAAVTVGARLPAGAPIGTLQLPGSHCLPRACLHWGWIAGETYLDPLRLVRAGPVRLLPLWRDRPAGHTGPPLGAATAARAAGAADDGVVDTTR from the coding sequence ATGACCCGCTCACCCCTCCGCCTCACCGCTCTCCTCGCCCTCCTCGCCCTGGTGCTCGGCCCGCTCCTCACCGGCCCCACCGCCCGAGCCGACCCCGGCGACCCGGTCGGCGTCTGGCCGCTGTGGCCGGTGCCCGACGTGGTCCGCGCCTTCGATCCGCCCAGCTCCCCCTACGCCTCCGGTCACCGCGGCGTCGACCTCGCCGGACACGTCGGTCAGCAGGTCCGCACCGCACTCCCCGGCACCGTCCTCTTCGCGGGCCGGATCGCCGGCCGCGGCGTGGTCGTCGTCGGCCACGGCGCCACCCGCACCACCTACGAGCCGGTCGCCGCCGCCGTCACCGTCGGCGCCCGGCTCCCCGCCGGCGCCCCGATCGGGACGCTCCAGCTGCCCGGCTCCCACTGTCTCCCCCGCGCCTGCCTGCACTGGGGCTGGATCGCCGGCGAGACCTATCTCGACCCGCTCCGCCTGGTCCGCGCCGGTCCGGTGCGGCTGCTCCCGCTCTGGCGCGACCGTCCGGCCGGACACACCGGTCCTCCGCTGGGTGCCGCGACCGCCGCGCGGGCGGCCGGCGCCGCGGACGACGGGGTGGTCGACACGACCCGGTGA
- the rpsB gene encoding 30S ribosomal protein S2: MAVVTMRQLLESGVHFGHQTRRWNPKMKRFILTDRNGIYIIDLQQSLAYIDRSYAFVKETVAKGGTIMFIGTKKQAQESIAEQATRVGMPYVNQRWLGGMLTNFATMNQRINRLKELDDVDFDDVAGSNRTKKELLQMKREHAKLEKTLGGIREMSRIPSAVWIVDTNKEHLAVEEARKLRIPIIAILDSNCDPDDVDFPIPGNDDAIRAVGLLTRVIADAAADGLMSRSGAGSASSPAAEEPLAAWERELLEGDAAAPAAEATEATEATAEETPAAEETAAEATEAPAAEAAAEEAPAADAPAEA, from the coding sequence ATGGCTGTCGTGACCATGCGCCAGCTCCTCGAGAGCGGCGTCCACTTCGGACACCAGACCCGTCGTTGGAACCCGAAGATGAAGCGATTCATCCTCACGGACCGCAACGGCATCTACATCATCGACCTGCAGCAGTCGCTGGCCTACATCGACCGCAGCTACGCCTTCGTCAAGGAGACGGTGGCCAAGGGCGGGACGATCATGTTCATCGGCACCAAGAAGCAGGCGCAGGAGTCGATCGCCGAGCAGGCGACCCGCGTCGGCATGCCTTACGTCAACCAGCGCTGGCTGGGCGGCATGCTCACCAACTTCGCGACCATGAACCAGCGGATCAACCGCCTCAAGGAGCTCGACGACGTCGACTTCGACGACGTGGCCGGCTCCAACCGCACCAAGAAGGAGCTCCTGCAGATGAAGCGGGAGCACGCCAAGCTCGAGAAGACGCTGGGCGGCATCCGCGAGATGTCCCGGATCCCCTCCGCGGTGTGGATCGTCGACACCAACAAGGAGCACCTCGCCGTCGAGGAGGCGCGCAAGCTGCGCATCCCGATCATCGCGATCCTGGACTCCAACTGCGACCCCGACGACGTCGACTTCCCGATCCCGGGCAACGACGACGCCATCCGCGCGGTGGGCCTGCTGACCCGCGTCATCGCGGACGCGGCGGCCGACGGCCTCATGTCCCGCTCGGGCGCCGGCTCCGCGTCGAGCCCCGCCGCCGAGGAGCCCCTCGCCGCGTGGGAGCGCGAGCTCCTCGAGGGTGACGCCGCCGCGCCGGCCGCCGAGGCCACCGAGGCCACCGAGGCCACCGCCGAGGAGACCCCGGCCGCCGAGGAGACCGCCGCCGAGGCCACCGAGGCGCCCGCCGCCGAGGCTGCTGCCGAGGAGGCCCCCGCGGCCGACGCTCCGGCCGAGGCCTGA
- the tsf gene encoding translation elongation factor Ts, which yields MAFTAADVKKLRELTSAGMMDCKKALDETDGDFDKAVELLRVKGAAKAAARGAERETSAGLVANAGGALVELKSETDFVAKNEEFIKAAQQIAEAIDAGKATDTESAKALPLGDSTVGQVVEGLAITIGEKIELGNVAYFDGPVAVYLHKRAADLPPAVGVIVEYEGDEAAARGAAMQVAALKAQYLTRDEVPADIVAAEKDVLTKKTIEEGKPEAAVAKIVEGRLGGFFKELVLLEQESVSESKKTVKAVLDAAGTTVKRFARFEVGA from the coding sequence ATGGCATTCACTGCTGCTGACGTCAAGAAGCTCCGCGAGCTGACCAGCGCCGGCATGATGGACTGCAAGAAGGCGCTCGACGAGACCGACGGCGACTTCGACAAGGCCGTCGAGCTGCTCCGCGTGAAGGGTGCCGCCAAGGCGGCCGCCCGCGGCGCCGAGCGCGAGACCTCGGCCGGCCTGGTGGCCAACGCCGGTGGCGCGCTCGTCGAGCTGAAGTCGGAGACCGACTTCGTCGCGAAGAACGAGGAGTTCATCAAGGCCGCCCAGCAGATCGCCGAGGCGATCGACGCGGGCAAGGCCACCGACACCGAGTCGGCCAAGGCGCTGCCCCTGGGCGACAGCACCGTCGGCCAGGTCGTCGAGGGCCTCGCCATCACCATCGGCGAGAAGATCGAGCTCGGCAACGTGGCGTACTTCGACGGCCCCGTCGCGGTCTACCTGCACAAGCGTGCGGCCGACCTCCCGCCGGCCGTCGGCGTCATCGTCGAGTACGAGGGCGACGAGGCCGCCGCCCGCGGCGCCGCCATGCAGGTGGCGGCCCTCAAGGCGCAGTACCTCACCCGTGACGAGGTCCCCGCGGACATCGTGGCGGCCGAGAAGGACGTGCTGACCAAGAAGACGATCGAGGAGGGCAAGCCCGAGGCTGCCGTCGCGAAGATCGTCGAGGGTCGCCTGGGCGGCTTCTTCAAGGAGCTCGTGCTCCTCGAGCAGGAGTCGGTCTCGGAGTCGAAGAAGACGGTCAAGGCCGTCCTCGACGCCGCCGGCACGACCGTGAAGCGGTTCGCCCGCTTCGAGGTCGGCGCCTAG
- a CDS encoding SHOCT domain-containing protein: protein MGLIQAAIGAIGGTLADQWVDFYGVPDGVGSTVAVFPAVAKGQNAGRGSNTQGSEGVITNGSKIIVPEGYGLVLMEDGAFTGFAAEPGAYIWNSDDPASQSIFTGGGLVDSLIKQSWERFKFGGRPSAQQSAIFVTLKELPNNKFGTQSEIYWDDAFLNTQVGAITRGTYTLKITDPLTFIRNFVPAEVITGRRRFDFTDMDNPAGEQLFNEVVGSLAPAFSMYTNDPAKGNRISRLQQDSIGFAQSLSAAVEQNYQWRTDRGLEIVKTAIISIEYDANTRELLKNVQRADALSGSRGNSNLQASVAAGIEAAGENAGPGGLIGMGMATGGMGLGGLQQPVPPAGAPAAPAATAPPAAPAAPAAPAAPAAPAAEDPMAVLKRAKEMLDAGLITQEDYDAAKAKALGL, encoded by the coding sequence GTGGGACTCATCCAGGCTGCAATCGGTGCGATCGGCGGCACCCTCGCCGACCAGTGGGTCGACTTCTACGGCGTCCCCGACGGCGTCGGCTCGACGGTCGCGGTGTTCCCGGCGGTCGCCAAGGGCCAGAACGCCGGCCGCGGCAGCAACACCCAGGGCTCCGAGGGGGTCATCACCAACGGCTCCAAGATCATCGTGCCGGAGGGCTACGGCCTGGTGCTGATGGAGGACGGCGCCTTCACCGGCTTCGCCGCCGAGCCGGGTGCCTACATCTGGAACTCCGACGACCCGGCCTCGCAGTCGATCTTCACCGGCGGCGGCCTCGTCGACTCGCTGATCAAGCAGAGCTGGGAGCGCTTCAAGTTCGGCGGGCGGCCCTCGGCCCAGCAGTCCGCGATCTTCGTGACGCTCAAGGAGCTGCCCAACAACAAGTTCGGCACCCAGTCGGAGATCTACTGGGACGACGCCTTCCTCAACACCCAGGTCGGCGCGATCACCCGCGGCACCTACACCCTGAAGATCACCGACCCGCTGACCTTCATCCGCAACTTCGTGCCGGCCGAGGTCATCACCGGTCGCCGTCGGTTCGACTTCACCGACATGGACAACCCGGCCGGTGAGCAGCTGTTCAACGAGGTCGTCGGCTCGCTCGCGCCGGCGTTCTCGATGTACACCAACGACCCGGCCAAGGGGAACCGCATCTCCCGGCTCCAGCAGGACTCGATCGGCTTCGCCCAGTCGCTGTCCGCGGCGGTCGAGCAGAACTACCAGTGGCGCACCGACCGGGGTCTGGAGATCGTCAAGACCGCGATCATCTCGATCGAGTACGACGCCAACACCCGCGAGCTGCTCAAGAACGTCCAGCGCGCCGACGCCCTGTCCGGCTCGCGCGGCAACTCCAACCTGCAGGCGTCGGTCGCGGCCGGCATCGAGGCGGCCGGTGAGAACGCCGGGCCGGGCGGCCTGATCGGCATGGGCATGGCCACCGGCGGCATGGGCCTGGGCGGCCTCCAGCAGCCGGTCCCGCCGGCCGGCGCCCCCGCGGCCCCGGCTGCGACCGCGCCTCCGGCGGCGCCCGCCGCCCCGGCAGCGCCCGCGGCCCCGGCGGCTCCCGCCGCCGAGGACCCGATGGCGGTGCTCAAGCGGGCCAAGGAGATGCTCGACGCCGGGCTGATCACCCAGGAGGACTACGACGCGGCGAAGGCAAAGGCGCTCGGTCTCTGA